The Rhizobium sp. BT03 genome has a window encoding:
- a CDS encoding NAD kinase, protein MGRSFQTLSFIASPTTEALAAREELIRIYGDVPADDADVIVALGGDGFMLQTLHNTMNSGKLVYGMNRGSVGFLMNDYRSEQLQERICVAVENVFRPLQMTTANADGTNSTALAINEVYLFRQSYQAANLKVTVDGRVRLEELICDGLMVATPAGSTAYNLSAHGPILPLEAPLLAMTPVSAFRPRRWRGALLPNKVTVDIDVLEPVKRPVNAVADNTEVKSVLHVRIAQSEHMTARILSDPDRSWSDRILAEQFKD, encoded by the coding sequence ATGGGCCGTTCATTTCAAACTCTTTCCTTTATCGCTTCGCCGACGACGGAGGCGCTCGCCGCGCGCGAGGAGTTGATTCGCATCTATGGCGACGTGCCGGCCGATGATGCCGATGTCATCGTTGCGCTCGGCGGCGATGGTTTCATGCTGCAGACGCTGCACAACACCATGAACTCCGGCAAGCTGGTCTACGGCATGAACCGCGGCTCGGTCGGCTTCCTGATGAACGACTATCGCAGCGAACAGCTTCAGGAGCGCATCTGCGTCGCCGTCGAAAACGTCTTCCGGCCGTTGCAGATGACGACGGCCAACGCCGACGGCACCAATTCGACGGCGCTCGCCATCAATGAGGTCTATCTTTTCCGCCAGTCCTATCAGGCGGCGAATCTGAAGGTGACGGTGGACGGGCGCGTGCGCCTGGAGGAGCTGATCTGCGACGGGCTGATGGTGGCGACCCCTGCCGGGTCGACGGCCTATAATCTTTCCGCCCATGGCCCGATCCTGCCGCTCGAGGCGCCGCTGCTCGCCATGACGCCGGTCAGCGCTTTCCGGCCGCGGCGCTGGCGGGGCGCACTGCTGCCGAACAAGGTGACCGTCGATATCGACGTTCTCGAGCCGGTGAAGCGGCCGGTCAATGCGGTGGCCGACAATACCGAGGTCAAATCGGTGCTGCATGTCCGCATTGCCCAGTCGGAGCATATGACGGCGCGCATTCTTTCCGATCCCGACCGCTCCTGGTCCGACCGTATTCTCGCCGAGCAGTTCAAGGATTGA
- a CDS encoding dienelactone hydrolase, whose translation MKLGFRDGVLYDENRPNWDADGPRPISWSLWYPAADAARENETAERSWFKKALVARDAAIRPQARPYPLVLLSHGTGGSAAGLEWLARRLAERGFAAIGVNHHGNTGNEPYRAEGFACLWERAPDLSFMLDHRDDWLGDLSCHIDTTRVFAAGFSAGAYSVALLLGAVAQFSQFEPSRMKPGGARGPREFPDLADHIPTLLRTSEVFRDSWSRMSKSYRDDRIKAALLCAPGRSILGFSEESLKAVDAPALILVGDADRAAPAEECSAWLHARLAHSRLKIFGGGLGHYVFVPEGTALGMAFAAELFTDPPDIERAAIHDEIADLSAALFQDSAVKTIA comes from the coding sequence ATGAAACTCGGCTTCCGCGACGGCGTCCTTTACGACGAAAACAGGCCGAACTGGGACGCAGACGGCCCCAGACCCATCAGCTGGTCGCTGTGGTATCCCGCCGCCGATGCGGCGCGGGAAAACGAGACGGCGGAAAGAAGCTGGTTCAAGAAGGCACTCGTCGCCCGCGACGCAGCCATCCGGCCACAGGCCCGGCCCTATCCCCTCGTGCTGCTGTCGCATGGCACCGGCGGATCCGCGGCGGGATTAGAGTGGCTGGCGCGACGGCTCGCCGAGCGCGGATTTGCAGCCATCGGCGTCAACCATCACGGCAATACCGGCAACGAGCCCTATCGCGCCGAAGGCTTTGCCTGTCTTTGGGAGCGGGCACCGGATCTGAGCTTCATGCTCGACCATAGAGATGACTGGCTCGGCGATCTCTCCTGTCATATCGATACGACCCGTGTATTCGCGGCCGGATTTTCGGCCGGAGCCTATAGCGTCGCGCTGCTTCTTGGTGCGGTCGCCCAGTTCTCGCAGTTCGAACCATCCAGGATGAAGCCGGGCGGGGCGCGCGGACCAAGGGAGTTTCCCGACCTTGCCGATCATATCCCGACCTTGCTTCGCACCAGCGAGGTGTTTCGCGATTCATGGTCGCGCATGTCGAAGTCTTACCGGGACGACAGAATCAAGGCCGCGCTCCTGTGCGCGCCGGGCCGGTCCATTCTCGGTTTCAGCGAGGAAAGCCTGAAAGCCGTCGACGCGCCCGCCCTGATTCTGGTCGGCGATGCCGACAGGGCGGCACCGGCCGAGGAATGTTCGGCATGGCTGCATGCGCGGCTCGCCCACAGCCGTCTTAAAATCTTCGGCGGCGGGCTTGGACATTATGTCTTCGTGCCTGAAGGTACCGCCCTCGGCATGGCCTTTGCGGCGGAACTCTTCACCGATCCCCCTGATATCGAGCGCGCCGCCATTCATGACGAGATTGCCGATCTGTCGGCCGCGCTGTTCCAGGACAGCGCCGTCAAAACAATCGCCTGA
- the prfB gene encoding peptide chain release factor 2 (programmed frameshift), whose protein sequence is MRAEIENVVDETKQAITLLRRHLDWDQAIRRLDWLNNKAEDPSLWNDAQEAQKLMRERQQLDDGINGVKQLEQQLNDNIELIELGEEEGDEGVVREAEDTLKALKAEAARRQVEAMLSGEADGNDTYLEVHSGAGGTESQDWANMLLRMYTRWAERQRFKVELLEVHDGEEAGIKSATLLVKGHNAYGWLKTESGVHRLVRISPYDSNARRHTSFSSIWVYPVVDDSIQIEINEGDCRIDTYRSSGAGGQHVNTTDSAVRITHMPTGIVVQCQQERSQHKNRAKAWDMLRARMYEAELKKREDAANAEAASKTDIGWGHQIRSYVLQPYQLVKDLRTGVASTAPDDVLDGELNEFMEAALAHRISGAADAVVDDVD, encoded by the exons ATGCGAGCCGAAATCGAAAACGTGGTCGATGAAACCAAGCAGGCTATCACCCTGCTGAGGAGGCATCTT GACTGGGACCAGGCGATAAGACGGCTGGACTGGTTGAACAACAAGGCAGAGGATCCGAGCCTCTGGAACGACGCGCAGGAAGCCCAGAAGCTGATGCGCGAGCGCCAGCAGCTCGATGACGGCATCAATGGCGTCAAGCAGCTGGAACAGCAGCTGAACGACAATATCGAGCTGATCGAGCTCGGCGAGGAAGAGGGCGACGAAGGCGTCGTCAGGGAAGCCGAGGATACGCTGAAGGCCCTGAAGGCCGAGGCTGCGCGCCGGCAGGTGGAAGCCATGCTCTCCGGCGAGGCCGACGGCAACGACACCTATCTCGAAGTTCATTCCGGCGCCGGCGGCACCGAAAGCCAGGACTGGGCGAACATGCTGCTGCGCATGTACACCCGCTGGGCCGAACGCCAGCGTTTCAAGGTCGAGCTTCTCGAAGTCCATGACGGCGAAGAGGCGGGCATCAAATCCGCGACCCTGCTCGTCAAGGGACACAATGCCTATGGCTGGCTGAAGACGGAATCGGGCGTGCACCGGCTGGTGCGCATCTCGCCTTACGACAGCAACGCGCGTCGCCACACCTCCTTCTCGTCGATCTGGGTCTATCCCGTGGTCGACGACTCGATCCAGATCGAGATCAACGAAGGTGATTGCCGCATCGATACCTATCGTTCGTCGGGCGCCGGCGGTCAGCACGTCAACACCACCGACTCGGCCGTGCGCATCACGCATATGCCGACCGGCATCGTCGTGCAGTGCCAGCAGGAGCGGTCGCAGCACAAGAACCGCGCCAAGGCCTGGGACATGCTGCGCGCCCGCATGTACGAAGCCGAGCTGAAGAAGCGTGAGGACGCCGCCAACGCCGAAGCCGCCTCCAAGACGGATATCGGCTGGGGCCACCAGATCCGCTCCTACGTGCTGCAGCCCTACCAGCTGGTCAAGGACCTGCGCACCGGCGTCGCCAGCACCGCGCCGGACGACGTGCTCGACGGCGAACTCAACGAGTTCATGGAAGCAGCCCTTGCCCACCGCATCAGCGGCGCTGCCGACGCGGTCGTCGACGACGTGGACTGA
- a CDS encoding penicillin-binding protein 1A, translating to MVRLFGYFFGMACVLFLVAAAGVAIYLANVAKDLPDYAVLNSYAPPVTTRVHAGNGALMAEYAKEKRLFLPIQAIPDRVKAAFLSAEDKNFYNHPGVDLTGLGRAILVNLQNFGSGRRPVGASTITQQVAKNFLLSSDQTIDRKIKEAILSFRIEQAYSKDKILELYLNEIFFGLNSYGIAGAALTYFNKSVTELTVAEAAYLASLPKGPANYHPFRHPEAALERRNWVIDRMVENGYVSQSDGVEAKKQPLGVTARTTGPSLFASDYFAEAVRRQLIDQYGEKVLYEGGLSVRTSLDPQMQLAARKALQDGLVTYDERRGFHGPIKQIDASGDWGKALADIPALADVPEWRLAVVLAVSDSNVDIGLQPAKDGSGKVSPDRQRGTIDAKNMQWAFRSADATRKSTKSPVGAVAPGDVVYVEKLGDEASTSYRLRQPPKVQGGLVAMDPKTGRVLAMVGGFSYSQSEFNRATQAMRQPGSSFKPFVYAAAMDNGYTPASVIMDAPIEIVSGGQVWRPENYGGESGGPSTLRSGIEHSRNLMTVRLANDLGMNIVAEYAERFGIYDHMLPVLSMSLGAGDTTVLRMVSAYSVIANGGKQIKPTLIDRIQDRYGKTIFKHEERLCEGCNAGDWQNQEEPNVVDNRETVLDPMTAYQITSMMQGVIQRGTAAGKIDLGGRDVAGKTGTTNDEKDAWFVGFTPDLVAGLYMGFDTPGPLGRGGTGGGLSAPIFNEFMQAAVRDTPESKFVIPPGMNLISIDRKTGMAAVDGDPNTIIEAFKPGTGPADSFNVIGMDSTMAPEEILKTSPQANQAVQTGTPGLF from the coding sequence ATGGTTAGACTTTTTGGATATTTCTTCGGAATGGCCTGCGTCCTGTTTCTGGTCGCGGCGGCGGGTGTTGCCATCTATCTCGCCAACGTCGCGAAGGATCTCCCTGACTATGCCGTTCTGAACAGCTATGCGCCGCCGGTGACCACCCGTGTCCACGCCGGCAACGGTGCACTGATGGCTGAATACGCCAAGGAAAAGCGTCTCTTCCTGCCGATCCAGGCCATCCCCGACCGCGTCAAGGCGGCTTTCCTGTCGGCCGAAGACAAGAATTTCTACAATCACCCGGGCGTCGATCTCACCGGTCTCGGCCGCGCCATCCTCGTCAACCTGCAGAATTTCGGTTCCGGCCGCCGCCCTGTCGGCGCTTCCACCATCACCCAGCAGGTGGCCAAGAACTTCCTTCTGAGCTCCGACCAGACGATCGACCGCAAGATCAAGGAAGCGATCCTGTCCTTCCGCATCGAGCAGGCCTACAGCAAGGACAAGATCCTTGAGCTCTACCTGAACGAGATCTTCTTCGGCCTGAATTCCTACGGCATCGCCGGCGCCGCGCTGACCTATTTCAACAAATCCGTCACCGAACTGACCGTCGCCGAGGCCGCCTATCTGGCATCCTTGCCGAAAGGCCCGGCCAATTATCATCCGTTCCGCCATCCGGAAGCTGCGCTCGAGCGCCGCAACTGGGTAATCGACCGCATGGTCGAGAACGGCTATGTCAGCCAGAGCGACGGCGTGGAAGCCAAGAAGCAGCCGCTCGGCGTCACCGCCCGTACCACCGGCCCCTCGCTCTTTGCTTCGGACTATTTCGCCGAAGCCGTGCGCCGCCAGCTGATCGACCAATATGGCGAGAAGGTCCTCTATGAGGGTGGCCTTTCGGTGCGCACCTCGCTCGATCCGCAGATGCAGCTCGCGGCCCGCAAGGCGCTGCAGGACGGTCTGGTGACCTATGACGAGCGCCGCGGTTTCCACGGCCCGATCAAGCAGATCGATGCCAGCGGCGATTGGGGCAAGGCGCTTGCCGATATTCCGGCACTTGCCGACGTGCCGGAATGGCGGCTTGCCGTCGTGCTTGCCGTTTCCGACAGCAATGTCGATATCGGCCTGCAGCCGGCCAAGGATGGAAGCGGCAAGGTTTCGCCCGATCGTCAACGCGGCACGATCGACGCCAAGAACATGCAATGGGCCTTCCGTTCGGCCGACGCCACCCGCAAGTCCACGAAATCGCCGGTCGGCGCCGTGGCCCCCGGTGACGTCGTCTATGTCGAGAAGCTCGGTGACGAGGCGTCGACCTCCTATCGCCTGCGCCAGCCGCCGAAGGTGCAGGGTGGCCTGGTCGCCATGGATCCGAAGACGGGCCGCGTGCTCGCCATGGTCGGCGGCTTCTCCTATTCGCAGTCCGAATTCAACCGCGCCACCCAGGCGATGCGCCAGCCGGGCTCGTCGTTCAAGCCCTTCGTCTATGCGGCGGCGATGGACAATGGTTATACGCCGGCCTCCGTCATCATGGACGCGCCGATCGAAATCGTCTCGGGCGGCCAGGTCTGGAGGCCGGAAAACTACGGCGGCGAATCTGGCGGCCCGTCGACACTGCGTTCGGGCATCGAGCATTCGCGCAACCTGATGACGGTGCGCCTGGCCAACGATCTCGGCATGAACATCGTCGCCGAATATGCCGAGCGCTTCGGCATCTACGATCACATGCTGCCGGTTCTTTCCATGTCGCTCGGCGCCGGCGACACCACGGTGCTGCGCATGGTCTCGGCCTATTCGGTCATCGCCAACGGCGGCAAGCAGATCAAGCCGACATTGATCGACCGCATTCAGGACCGCTACGGCAAGACGATCTTCAAGCATGAGGAGCGTCTCTGTGAGGGCTGCAATGCCGGCGACTGGCAGAACCAGGAAGAGCCGAATGTCGTCGACAACCGCGAAACTGTTCTCGACCCGATGACCGCCTATCAGATCACCTCGATGATGCAGGGCGTCATTCAGCGCGGCACCGCCGCCGGCAAGATCGATCTCGGCGGCCGCGACGTCGCCGGCAAGACCGGCACCACCAACGACGAGAAGGATGCCTGGTTCGTCGGCTTCACGCCGGATCTGGTCGCCGGCCTCTATATGGGCTTCGATACGCCGGGCCCGCTCGGCCGCGGCGGCACGGGCGGCGGTCTCTCCGCCCCGATCTTCAACGAATTCATGCAGGCCGCCGTCAGGGACACGCCGGAATCGAAGTTCGTCATTCCGCCGGGCATGAACCTGATTTCGATCGACCGCAAGACCGGTATGGCCGCCGTCGACGGCGATCCGAACACCATCATCGAGGCCTTCAAACCAGGCACCGGCCCGGCCGACAGCTTCAACGTCATCGGCATGGACAGCACCATGGCGCCGGAAGAGATCCTGAAGACCTCGCCGCAGGCAAACCAGGCCGTCCAGACCGGCACGCCCGGCCTGTTCTGA
- a CDS encoding N-acetylmuramoyl-L-alanine amidase: MFKRARIAANSAVRRSTFARGVLTALLAVSLLPAVAGSVEAGDPLLAYGARIVGDDARTRIVIDFDHEPRFSVHYIANPERIVIDLPATAFGFPAKDLAARGLFKDIRYGKMDEESARIVLTTAGPVKLALAKVQADEAGKGHRLVLDAEMIDKQAFAELVKTQTWNDRAWNDRSEAAQTTSAIPAAEKAAPGDFVIAVDAGHGGIDTGAIGVDTKTEEKQVTLAFAKALTERLNKEPGIKAFLTREDDEFLSLSQRVLIARQNHAGLFISLHADTLKQKDIRGATVYTISDKASDKLAADLAERENLSDQIAGKETVAEPPEVADILLDLTRRETQAFSISLAESVLNSFKDQVGTINNPHRHAGFRVLQAPDVPSILLELGFLSNAEDEKLLLDETWRGKIVGLLTEAVKRYRAAVMANGG; this comes from the coding sequence TTGTTTAAGAGGGCTCGGATCGCGGCGAATTCCGCAGTGCGGCGATCGACATTCGCAAGAGGGGTTCTGACGGCGCTTCTGGCCGTCAGTCTGCTGCCGGCCGTTGCTGGTTCCGTCGAGGCCGGCGATCCGTTGCTTGCCTATGGCGCGCGCATCGTCGGCGACGATGCAAGGACACGTATCGTCATCGATTTCGATCACGAACCGCGTTTCTCCGTCCACTATATCGCCAATCCGGAACGCATCGTCATCGACCTGCCGGCGACCGCCTTCGGTTTTCCGGCCAAGGATCTCGCCGCCCGCGGCCTCTTCAAGGATATCCGCTACGGCAAGATGGACGAGGAAAGCGCGCGCATCGTGCTCACGACGGCAGGGCCGGTGAAACTGGCGCTCGCCAAGGTGCAGGCCGACGAGGCCGGCAAGGGTCATCGCCTCGTGCTCGATGCCGAGATGATTGACAAGCAGGCCTTCGCCGAACTGGTCAAGACGCAAACCTGGAACGATCGGGCCTGGAACGATCGGAGCGAGGCGGCCCAGACGACGAGCGCCATTCCGGCGGCTGAGAAAGCCGCCCCCGGCGATTTCGTCATCGCCGTCGACGCCGGCCATGGCGGCATCGATACCGGCGCGATCGGCGTCGACACCAAGACCGAGGAAAAGCAGGTGACGCTTGCCTTTGCCAAGGCCCTGACCGAGCGGCTGAACAAGGAGCCGGGCATCAAGGCTTTCCTGACGCGCGAAGACGACGAGTTCCTGTCGCTGTCGCAGCGCGTGCTGATCGCCCGCCAGAACCATGCCGGGCTGTTCATTTCGCTGCATGCCGACACGCTGAAGCAGAAGGATATCCGCGGCGCCACCGTCTACACCATCTCCGACAAGGCGTCCGACAAGCTCGCCGCCGACCTTGCCGAACGCGAAAATCTCTCCGATCAGATCGCCGGCAAGGAAACGGTCGCCGAGCCGCCCGAGGTCGCCGATATCCTGCTCGATCTGACACGGCGCGAGACCCAGGCTTTCTCCATCTCGCTGGCCGAGAGCGTGCTGAATTCCTTCAAGGATCAGGTCGGCACCATCAACAATCCGCACCGTCATGCCGGCTTCCGCGTGCTGCAGGCCCCCGACGTGCCGTCGATCCTTCTCGAACTCGGCTTCCTCTCGAATGCCGAGGACGAGAAACTGCTGCTCGACGAGACCTGGCGCGGCAAAATCGTCGGTCTTTTGACCGAGGCAGTGAAGCGCTACCGCGCCGCCGTCATGGCGAATGGCGGCTGA
- a CDS encoding ribonuclease E/G, protein MADKMLIDASHEEETRVVVVRGNRIEEFDFESQHKKQIRGNIYLAKVTRVEPSLQAAFVDYGGNRHGFLAFAEIHPDYYQIPLADRQALLRAEAEEHRRDEDVEHVETAPMVDLSKQDQPDVGIVPAEAPETAAVTEEPAAVEAAASPEAAEEAPAKKARPRRSRKKAAEPAAETTATEDAVPTDVEAEGASGVDNEDDGSTGGTMAAMVETDSISEDVDTSKRRHDDDDDDDDHGEEEVIESVGAEDAMEEVPDRVQRKPRKQYRIQEVIKRRQILLVQVAKEERGNKGAALTTYLSLAGRYSVLMPNTARGGGISRKITNPADRKRLKEIARMLEVPQGMGVILRTAGANRTKVEVKRDFEYLMRLWENVRTLTLASTAPCLVYEEGSLIKRSIRDLYNKDIGEIIVAGEDGYREAKDFMKMLMPSHAKVVQPYRDIHPIFSRSGIEAQLDRMLQPQVTLRSGGYLIMNQTEALVSIDVNSGRSTREHSIEDTALQTNLEAAEEIARQLRLRDLAGLIVIDFIDMEEKRNNRAVEKKLKECLKNDRARIQVGRISHFGLLEMSRQRIRASVLESTTQVCSHCGGSGHVRSQSSVALHVLRGIEEYLLKNTTHNISVRTTPDIALYLLNHKRQTIIDYENRFGVAIVIDADGSVGAQHFAIDRGEAVENPVKIETLFNFAAIPEDDDDDIVIEMDEDEDEEIEEKPAAAERPVAARSEGEGDGNRKRKRRRRRRGRNGNAEQPASTAGEAGDEDEDGDDEGGEGDENTEGTPETLAESEESQRRKRRRRGKRGGRRNRAEDGSELTAGEAGEDNGAEEGEGDVSNDGAPGEAETVEAVAEQAGESQAAAAAVEAAAVVTEDVKPARGRGRRKAAAAPVEEPVVEAAPVAEAEPELVEASADLETPAQEEAQEETKPVRANRESNITSSEPTVKSTRSENGESDDGKPKKAGWWQRRGFF, encoded by the coding sequence ATGGCAGACAAAATGCTTATCGATGCGTCTCACGAGGAAGAGACGCGCGTCGTTGTCGTTCGCGGGAACCGCATAGAAGAATTTGACTTCGAGTCCCAGCACAAGAAGCAGATCCGCGGCAACATCTATCTGGCAAAGGTAACGAGGGTCGAGCCCTCGCTGCAGGCCGCTTTCGTCGACTACGGCGGCAACCGGCACGGCTTCCTGGCCTTCGCCGAAATCCATCCCGACTATTATCAGATACCGCTTGCCGACCGTCAGGCGCTGCTTCGGGCCGAAGCCGAGGAGCATCGCCGCGACGAAGACGTCGAGCATGTCGAAACCGCGCCGATGGTCGATCTTTCCAAGCAGGATCAGCCGGATGTCGGCATCGTTCCGGCTGAGGCGCCGGAAACGGCTGCCGTGACGGAAGAGCCGGCAGCGGTAGAGGCAGCGGCATCGCCCGAGGCCGCTGAGGAAGCGCCGGCCAAGAAGGCCAGACCGCGCCGCAGCCGCAAGAAGGCAGCCGAGCCGGCTGCCGAGACGACGGCGACCGAGGACGCCGTTCCCACTGATGTCGAGGCCGAAGGCGCTTCGGGCGTCGACAACGAGGATGACGGCTCGACCGGCGGCACGATGGCCGCCATGGTGGAAACAGACTCGATCTCCGAGGACGTCGATACCAGCAAGCGTCGCCACGATGATGACGACGACGATGACGATCACGGCGAAGAGGAAGTCATCGAATCCGTCGGCGCCGAAGACGCGATGGAAGAAGTGCCGGACCGCGTGCAGCGCAAGCCGCGCAAACAGTACCGCATCCAGGAAGTCATCAAGCGCCGCCAGATCCTGCTCGTGCAGGTCGCCAAGGAAGAGCGCGGCAACAAGGGCGCGGCGCTAACCACCTATCTGTCGCTTGCCGGCCGCTATTCCGTGCTGATGCCGAACACGGCGCGCGGCGGCGGCATTTCCCGCAAGATCACCAATCCTGCCGACCGCAAGCGCCTGAAGGAAATCGCGCGCATGCTCGAAGTGCCGCAGGGCATGGGCGTCATCCTGCGCACCGCCGGCGCCAACCGCACCAAGGTCGAGGTCAAGCGCGACTTCGAATATCTGATGCGCCTGTGGGAGAACGTGCGCACGCTGACGCTGGCGTCCACCGCGCCCTGCCTCGTCTATGAGGAAGGCTCGCTGATCAAGCGCTCGATCCGCGACCTCTATAACAAGGATATCGGCGAGATCATCGTTGCCGGCGAAGACGGCTATCGTGAAGCCAAAGACTTCATGAAGATGCTGATGCCGAGCCATGCCAAGGTGGTTCAGCCCTATCGCGACATCCACCCGATCTTTTCGCGCTCCGGCATCGAAGCCCAGCTCGACCGCATGCTGCAGCCGCAGGTGACGCTGCGTTCCGGCGGCTACCTGATCATGAACCAGACGGAAGCGCTGGTTTCGATCGACGTCAACTCCGGCCGCTCGACGCGCGAACACTCGATCGAGGACACCGCGCTGCAGACCAACCTCGAAGCCGCTGAGGAAATCGCCCGCCAGCTTCGCCTGCGCGACCTTGCCGGCCTGATCGTCATCGACTTCATCGACATGGAAGAAAAGCGCAACAACCGCGCCGTCGAGAAGAAGCTGAAGGAATGCCTGAAGAACGATCGCGCCCGCATCCAGGTCGGCCGGATCTCGCATTTCGGCCTGCTCGAAATGTCGCGCCAGCGTATCCGCGCCTCGGTTCTCGAATCGACGACGCAGGTCTGCTCGCATTGCGGCGGCAGCGGCCATGTGCGTTCGCAGTCCTCCGTCGCGCTGCATGTCCTGCGCGGTATCGAGGAATATCTGCTCAAGAATACCACGCACAACATCAGCGTACGCACCACGCCTGACATTGCGCTCTACCTGCTCAACCACAAGCGCCAGACGATTATCGACTACGAAAACCGTTTCGGCGTCGCTATCGTCATCGATGCGGATGGTTCGGTCGGCGCGCAGCATTTCGCCATCGATCGCGGCGAGGCCGTGGAAAACCCGGTCAAGATCGAGACGCTCTTCAACTTCGCAGCCATTCCCGAGGATGACGACGACGACATCGTCATCGAAATGGATGAGGACGAAGACGAGGAGATCGAGGAAAAGCCGGCCGCCGCCGAGCGCCCCGTTGCGGCGCGCTCGGAAGGCGAAGGTGACGGCAACCGCAAGCGCAAGCGCCGCCGGCGCCGGCGCGGTCGCAACGGCAATGCCGAGCAGCCGGCATCGACGGCTGGCGAAGCTGGCGACGAGGATGAAGACGGCGACGACGAGGGCGGCGAAGGTGATGAAAACACCGAAGGCACGCCCGAGACGCTGGCTGAAAGCGAAGAATCGCAGCGCCGCAAGCGCCGCCGTCGCGGCAAGCGCGGCGGTCGCCGCAACCGCGCCGAGGATGGTTCCGAACTGACGGCCGGCGAAGCCGGTGAAGACAATGGCGCTGAAGAGGGCGAAGGCGACGTTTCGAACGATGGCGCTCCCGGGGAAGCCGAAACTGTCGAAGCGGTAGCCGAGCAGGCTGGCGAAAGCCAGGCCGCAGCCGCCGCTGTCGAGGCTGCGGCGGTCGTCACCGAGGATGTCAAGCCCGCCCGTGGCCGCGGCCGCCGCAAAGCCGCAGCAGCGCCGGTCGAGGAGCCCGTGGTAGAAGCGGCTCCTGTCGCCGAAGCCGAGCCGGAACTGGTCGAGGCCTCCGCCGATCTCGAAACGCCCGCCCAGGAAGAAGCGCAGGAAGAGACGAAGCCGGTTCGCGCCAACCGCGAATCCAACATCACCTCCTCCGAGCCGACGGTGAAATCCACCCGCAGCGAAAATGGCGAAAGCGACGACGGCAAGCCGAAGAAAGCCGGCTGGTGGCAGCGCCGTGGCTTCTTTTGA
- a CDS encoding type II toxin-antitoxin system VapB family antitoxin, whose translation MPTMIDIDDGLLDAAMIVTGLATKEAAVEQALRLLIERHRRKNAIADLAGTGWEGDLEEIRCDQPDGRR comes from the coding sequence ATGCCGACGATGATCGATATCGATGACGGCTTGCTCGACGCAGCAATGATCGTCACGGGATTGGCGACAAAGGAGGCCGCCGTCGAACAGGCTTTGCGACTCCTCATCGAGAGGCACCGCCGGAAAAATGCGATCGCAGATCTCGCGGGGACAGGCTGGGAAGGCGACCTGGAGGAGATACGTTGCGACCAGCCGGACGGCAGACGGTGA